One genomic region from Oculatellaceae cyanobacterium encodes:
- a CDS encoding photosystem I assembly protein Ycf4 codes for MAAPTISTDNPVLKQPILGSRRFSNYWWASVVSVGATGFFLAGISSYLKVNLLPFSDPTQLLFIPQGLTMGLYGTAGLLLALYLWLAVIWDIGGGYNEFNQETGEIRIFRWGFPGKNRRIEINCKAEDVQAIRVDIKEGLNPRRALYLRVKGRRDIPLSRVGEPISLYDLESEGATLARFLSVPLEGL; via the coding sequence ATGGCTGCACCGACAATCTCTACAGATAACCCTGTTCTTAAGCAACCGATTTTAGGCTCTCGTCGGTTCAGTAACTATTGGTGGGCTTCAGTTGTATCTGTGGGAGCAACAGGCTTTTTCTTAGCTGGAATTTCCAGTTATCTTAAAGTAAATCTTTTGCCTTTTAGCGATCCCACTCAACTGCTATTTATTCCCCAAGGGCTAACGATGGGGCTTTACGGTACTGCTGGCTTACTGCTGGCGCTTTACCTGTGGTTAGCGGTCATCTGGGACATCGGCGGCGGTTATAACGAATTTAATCAGGAAACAGGGGAAATTCGCATTTTTAGATGGGGATTTCCTGGGAAAAACCGCCGAATTGAAATTAACTGTAAGGCAGAGGATGTCCAAGCAATTAGAGTAGATATTAAAGAAGGGCTAAACCCACGTCGCGCTCTCTATCTACGTGTCAAGGGACGGCGGGATATCCCTCTATCCCGTGTTGGTGAACCGATTTCGTTGTATGACCTAGAAAGCGAGGGAGCTACCCTGGCTCGTTTTCTGAGTGTTCCTTTGGAAGGACTATGA